The sequence AAGCATTACGATTAGCTGCGCCGAACACGGGTTCAACAGATGATGGATATTACAGCGAATGGCAAGTTAAACCAGAAACTTTGAAAAGTTGGTCAAAATTTTGTTTTAAAAATGAAGTTTCACCAGCAGAGTTTGAAAACAACTCCCAATTAGCTCGTCAAGTCGTTAGTTGTGTCGTACAGCGAGAGTTAAAAGGACAATTAGAAGCTACAAATAAGAATCAAACAGAAGCCGTGCGCGGTACAGCTTGTTGGTGGATGACTGGTAAATACCAAGGCTGCGATAGTGGTTTTAGTGCAGATTATGTCAAAAAAGTTTTGGACTATTATCAAAAACTAAAAGTAAGTACCTAGATTTTTGTTAGGGCTTACTTACGTCAAGCTCTCCTTTTTAAGGGGAGCGAGCAACAAGCGTCGATGAATTAAAACTATCAGCACCTGATTTTATCCCATTTATTTGATTAAATACATTTTTAATACCTGATTTTATCCCATAGATAGTTTATTTCCTCTATCACATAATAAATATCAAGCGAGGAGTAATGGTTTATCGTCGAAGGTATTTTTCTTAATTGATAAACCTCTTTCACAAACTATCTTTTTGGGAGTCTATTAAATGATTAATTCAGTTCTACCTAAATTTTCCTTATTTTTAACATCAACAATTGCTGCGGTTAGCTTCTATGCTGCACCAGGAATCGCTCAAACTACACCTGAATCGCTATCACCAACTAAGGTAGAGAAAAACCAAGATGTACGCGAGATTACGCCATCATTAAATCCTAGTATGGGTACTGTATTGAAAGCCAAAGATTGTCCGGAAGGTACCTATTTAGTTATGTTTAAAATGCCAGTTTATGACGATAGCGGGCTGTTTGTTGTTGGTCATAAGCTTGTACCTTATTGCATTGATGAAAATACCGTTCCTGCTGGCTAGTTTTTAGCTTACATTACAGGTAAATTTAAACCCCTCTCTAGTGGGAGCATCCCAATTTTAAATAAATACTTTATCCGACACCCGCTTATGGGTGCGGCTACAAAAACAAAGCCCACCTACGTGGGCTATGAGAGTTTCCAAGCCCACACAGGTGGGCTTCGTAGTATTAGCCCCAGGCTTATAGCCTGCGGGCTTTTTGCCTGCATTGGGATGCTCTCTCTCTAATAACTCAAGAGAAGGGTTTATTATTATCAATTAAGACTCAAGCTTTCTCAAAAATCAACAGTTGAGTTGTAGCTAAGTTTGTCGGTAAATTCCAACGATAAGCTAAGTTATTTAGTTGCAAAAGACAATTTCTTGGTACAGATGTTAAACGTCGCTGGATTTCTGATAATTCTCCAATATGGCAATGCTTTAAGTTCAACTTCTTGGTAGCAAGATACTCAGCAATTGCCGTCTTCTCAAATCTCCATAGCCAAATCTTCTCGTCATTCATGTTGTACAAAACACCGTCACCTAATTGCAGATGTTGCAAGTCTGTAAGTGGCTTCCGTGCTATGAATCGCATCAAAGACTCAATGTTATGATCCACTGCTGTCTTATTCGTTATGTACAGAGCCAATTTACCTCCAGGTTTAACAATACGAGCAAGTTCGTTCAAGGCTTTTTCAACATCCCGAATGTGGATGATAACTCCCCAAGAAAAGACATAATTAAATGAATTATCCGGAAAATCTAGCTTAGTCAAATCTTTTTGATAAAACTCTATTTTGTCAGCAACATTTTCCGCCTTCGCACGTTGCTGAGCTTCACTGAGCATAGTATTAGAGATATCGATGGCACATACACGATAACCTGCCTTTGCAACTCGAATGCTATGTACACCAGGCCCGCATCCGGCATCAAGAACTGTTGCACCAGGCTCAACTTCCATCATCTTGAGCATATCGATAATTGCCCAATCGTAAAATTTTAAAGCAATAGGATGATAGTA comes from Rivularia sp. PCC 7116 and encodes:
- a CDS encoding class I SAM-dependent methyltransferase, which codes for MKAVFEAESTVKQWDEDYYHPIALKFYDWAIIDMLKMMEVEPGATVLDAGCGPGVHSIRVAKAGYRVCAIDISNTMLSEAQQRAKAENVADKIEFYQKDLTKLDFPDNSFNYVFSWGVIIHIRDVEKALNELARIVKPGGKLALYITNKTAVDHNIESLMRFIARKPLTDLQHLQLGDGVLYNMNDEKIWLWRFEKTAIAEYLATKKLNLKHCHIGELSEIQRRLTSVPRNCLLQLNNLAYRWNLPTNLATTQLLIFEKA